Sequence from the Persephonella sp. genome:
TGGTCGTGAATGACCAGATCCAGAAGGCAAAGGAAGACATAAAACATATAATATTTTCCCAGAGATTAAAAACATCAAGATTTAATCCAGAACTTGTTAATGATCCGGAGTTAAAGAGGTTGATGGGATTATGAATACTAAAATACTCAGATTTTTATTCTGGCTTTATACAGCTGTTATTTTGTATTTTGCATTTACCCCTTTAGGTCTCCAGACGCCTGTCTCAGATAAAGTCAATCATTTTGTTGCTTTTTTTATTTATGTGATTTTGTTAAAGGAAAGTTATAATACCTCTTACTGGGGATCATTTTTTTATTCAACATTTTTCTGTATTTTTATTGAGGTTGTTCAACATTTTCTTCCTTATAGGAGCTCAGAATACGGAGATGTGCTGGCAGGTGTTTTAGGAATAACCTCAGGTATATTTATGTATTTTGTTATAAAACTTACCTATCTGGAACTGAGAGAAAAGGAATGATATACTAATAAATCTGCCGAAAAAATTTTTGGAGGGCAAAATTTGAGTAAAAGACCTCTCATTGAACAGGCATTAAAAAAAGTTAAAAATAGATATGAGCTTGTTCATGCAGCCTCGAAGCTTGCAAAGGAGCTATATGAGACAGGGGCTGAAAGTTATGTGACAGAAGAAGGAATACCCCTGAAAAAAACTGTGATAGCGATAGATGAGATAGCTAAAGGGAGAGCTATTATTTTAAGAAAATCTGAATAAAAGGTTTGGTTATGTGCAGGTAGAACTTACCTTTTCTAACTACAAAATACTCAGATTTGCTTTTTCTTTTGCTCTGTTAGTAGCATTCAGCATATTTGCAGGAACAGCAGGTCTGAAAAGCAACACCCAGATCCTCGCCGCCATCATACTTTTTATTTACACGGCAATAAGTTTTATCACTATATTTATCAGCAGAATTACTATTTTTGACACTATTCTTGATGTTTCTTTTATATCTGCTTTTATTTTTACAGATTTTGATAAGCTAAAGTACTTTTCAATTCTTTATCTGTTTCCCCTTTTTTTTTCTGGGTTTAAGTTCAGCAACCTTTATGGATATGTGGTGACTTTTACAGCGATAGCTGAATATTTCTCCCTTTTTATTTTTTATAAAGAGTACGATCAAACAGGTTTTTTAAATTTTTTGCTCAATACCGTTGCTTTTATTTTTATAACAGCAGCTGGTATAAAACTGAAACAGCAGATAGAAAAACAGCAAAGATACATTAAAAAACTTGAAGAAGAAAAAAGGGTATCTGAGGTTTACAAAAGGCTTTACAGAATAAGTGCAGAGCTTGCCCATGAGATAAGAAATCCCCTCGCCTCAATAAAGGCAGCAGCAGAGTTGATCGCTGAAGGCAACCCTAACCCTAAACTACTTAAGATGATCAAAGAAGAGTCTGAAAGGCTTAATAAGCTTCTTTCTGATTTTCTTCTTCTTTCAAGACCTAAAGAAAGCGAAAAGGTGGTGGTGAATGTTAAAGACATACTTTCAAGGGTAAAGGAACTTTACGGCAAAGGCAAAAATATAATTCTGAATGTGTCAGACAATCCAACACTTGTAATAAGCGAAAAGAGTTTTGAATCGGCAGTATCCAACATAGTGAAAAATGCTGTTGAATGGAGTAGAGAAAAGGTTGTAATCAGTGTTTACACAATGAACGATAAATTGTTTATTGAGGTGGAAGATGATGGAGAAGGAATAAACGAGGAGGATAAAGAGAAAATATTTGAACCTTTCTTTACAAAAAGCTCTTCCGGAACAGGGCTTGGTCTTGCTATAGCAAAGAGGGTTGTAATAGAAAATGGAGGCAATATATTTGTTGAGGACAGCCAATTGGGAGGTGCTAAGTTTGTTCTTACATTTCCTTTAAGGAGGAAAGATGAGAGCGTTAATAGTAGATGATGAGTCAAATATACAGGAGATATTGTCCATTCTTCTTGAGGATTTCGGTTTTCAGGTGGATAGGGCATCAAACAAAAATGAGGCTGAAAAATTAATATCACAGAATTATTATGACCTTGCCCTTCTTGATCTTAGATTGCCTGATGGATCAGGAATTGAGATACTGAAAAAGCTGAAGGAAAAAAACCCAAAAACTGAGGCTGTGATTATAACAGCTTTTGCCTCTTCAGATACAGCTGTAGAAGCGATAAAGTTAGGTGCTTATGATTACATATCAAAACCTTTTGAGCTTAACGAACTGAGACTTCTTATCAGAAATGTAAAAAACAAACTTGAGCTTGAGAAAAAACTTGCAGAACAGAAAGATAGCAAATTTGAAGGATTGATAGGAAAGTCTCCGGCTATTCAGCTTGTAAAAGAAACAATAGAAAAGGTGGCATCTTATGACATAAATGTTCTGATAATTGGGGAAAGCGGGACAGGAAAGGATCTTGTTGCAAGAACTATACATAAACTTAGCCATAGGGCAGACAAACCTTTTGTGGCGATTAACTGTGCTTCCCTTCCGGCAGAACTACTTGAATCTGAGCTTTTTGGATACAAAAAAGGTGCTTTTACAGGGGCAACTTCAGATAAAAAAGGACTTATAGAGGAAGCAAACAAAGGAACTCTTTTTCTTGATGAGATAGGGGAGATGCCTATGCAGCTTCAGGCAAAACTTCTCAGGTTCATAGAAACAAAAAAGATCAGACCCCTTGGAAGTGTTAAAGAGGTTGATGTTGATGTGAGAATAATATCTGCAACAAACAAAAATCTGGAAGAAGAAATAGAAAAAGGTAACTTTAGGGAGGATCTATACTACAGGCTGTCAACAATAACGATAAGAATGCCCTCTTTAAAAGAAAGAAGGGAAGACATTCCCCTTATTGTTGAAAGTATATTAAAAGAGTTAAAAGAAAAATACGGTAAAGACATTCAGGGAATTTCCCCAGAGTTCTTAGATTATCTTATGCAATATGATTATAAGGGAAACATTAGAGAGCTTAAAAATATACTTGAAAAAGCTGTTATTCTTTCTGAAGGAAAAGAACTCACACTTCCAAGATACGAATCAAAAAGTATAAACTCTGTTTATATTGATGATCCTGAAGAATATTTCACAGTTAAAACATTTCCTGAAGAAGGTGTAGATCTGAAAAAGATTTTATCAAATATTGAAAAATCACTAATAGAAAAAGCGATGGAAAAAGCCAAAGGAAATAAAACAAAAGCCTCCCAGATTTTAGGTCTTACTTTTAGGGAATTCAGATACAGATTTGATAAATACAAAAATTCAAACCGAACCGACTATTAATCATTACTTTTTTCTGTATTATAATTTAAGTTTGTTAAAAATTACTGGAGGTTTTTTATGCCTGAGGAGATAATTGAAAGCAGAAAAGAGCTTGTTGATCAGATGAAAGAAAGGGGAGAAAATCCGTATCCCCACAAATTTGAAGTTACAGCAACTTTTGATGAAATAAGAAAAAAGTACGAAAAACCTGTGCCAGACAAAGAATTTAAGATAAAAGGGAGAATAAAAAGAGTATCAAAAAGAGATGATAAATACTACATAAGGCTTGCAGATTTAAATCAACCTGTTGAGATACAGGTTTTAGTGCCCCTGTCAGCAGGAAAATTTGCCCCAAATCAGGAGATTGCTTTTGTTGGAAAGCTTGAGAGAATAGAAGGTAAGCTAACTTTAATAGCCAGTTCTATTTCAGAAGATGGGGAAGATGTTTTTTCTGTAAAAAAAGAGTTTGATTTTGATCCTAACAGAGAATTTGTTTCTGTTGCAGGCAGGCTAATAGCTCTTAGGGATCAGGGAAAAGCCGCTTTTGGTCATATTCAGGATGCTGATGGAAAACTTCAGGTTTACTTCAGGAAAGATACTTTAGGTGAAGAAGAATACAAAAAGGCTATGGATATACTTGATGTTGGTGATATTATCGGTGTAAAAGGTGAACTTTTCAGAACTATGACTGGGGAGCTAACAGTAGAAGTAAAAAAGTTTAGACTTCTTTCAAAATCCCTCAGGGCACTTCCTGAAAAATGGCATGGACTGAAAGATGTAGAACTCAGATACAGACATAGATACATTGATTTAATAGCGAATCCTAAAGCAAGGGAAATATTCAAAATAAGATCAAAAGCTATAAAAAGTCTGAGAGAATTTCTTGAAAGCAAAGGGTTTATTGAGGTTGAAACCCCTATACTCCAGACAGTTGCCTCTGGCGCTATGGCTAAGCCTTTTATAACCCATCATAACGCCCTTGATCTTGATATGTATCTGAGGATCGCACCTGAGCTTTACCTGAAGATGCTCGTTGTTGGTGGTTTTAATAGGGTTTATGAGATCGGAAGGAACTTCAGGAATGAAGGGATAGATACCACCCATAATCCAGAGTTTACAATGGTAGAATTCTATGCGGCATATATGGACTATTATGATTTAATGAACTTAACCGAAGAACTGTTTAGAAAGATACTCCTTGATACTGTAGGAAAACTAAAAATAAGCTGGGAAGGTCAGGAGCTTGATTTTTCAAAACCTTTTAGAAGGATTGCATTTTTTGATGCACTTGAAGAAAAAACAGGGAAGGGAAAAGATTTCTTTTTAGATGAACAAAAAGCGAGAGATTTTGCAAAAAAGGTTGGAATACCAAAGGCAGAAAAACTAACCCACCTGAAACTGTTAGACAAACTTTTTGAACATTTTATAGAGGAGGATCTTATCCAGCCTACATTTGTTATAGATTTTCCTAAAATACTGTCGCCCCTTGCAAAAACCCACAGAAATGATCCTGATCTTGTTGAAAGATTTGAGCTTATCGTTAACAAACAGGAACTTGCCAACGCATACACAGAACTTAACGATCCTGAAGACCAGAGGGAAAGGTTCCTACAGCAGTTGAAAGAAAAGGCGGCAGGTGATGAAGAAGCTATGGATATTGATGAGAACTTCCTTATGGCTCTTGAGTATGGACTTCCCCCAACAGGTGGGGAAGGAATAGGGATAGACAGAGTTGTTATGATGCTTACAGATAGCTCTTCAATAAGAGAGGTTATTCTGTTTCCTACTCTCAGACCTGAGCAGGATTAACTTTGGAAGATATCACACATATATTAATAGTAGAAATGTTGAGGTGAAAGTATTGAAAAACAGATTTAGAGGGGCACTTGTTGGGGCAGCTGTCGGTGATTCTATGGGAATGTGTGTTGAGGAGATACCCTTTGATGAGGTTATACTACATTACGGAGATAAAATAACAGATATATGTGAACCACACCCTGCTTCTCCGGCATCTTTCCTTAGACCTGGAGAAACATCAAGCGAGTTTGAGATTATTAAAATTGTTGCCCAATCTCTTGCTGAAAGGAAAAGACTGGATATAAGGGATATTATTGAGAGATACATTGAGTGGTATGAGGTTGAACAGCTTCACAGTTATGTTGATCCATCATTTCTGGTTGCTGTGGAAGCATTAAAAGAAGGTAGGGATATCGGAAGGGGAGGAACGTCTGTTGAAGGAACTTTGCCTGCGATACCGATAGGAATGTATCACTATACAAATCCTGTTCTTGCTGTTGAAGGTTCTAAGGCGGTTGTTATGCTTACCCACAGAAATGAGACAGCCCTTGATGCATCATCTATTCTTGCTGTTGCTGTAGGTGAACTTCTTCAGGGAAGGTTTTATCTTGAGGACGAGTATGGCTATTTTATAGAACTTTTAAAAACTTTTGTTAAGAAAGATGAAACAAAGTTTTACCTTGATAGGGTAAAATCTCTCCTTGATAAAGATGCTTCATACGAAGAGGCAATAGATGAGATAGGAAACGGCTCTTATGCACTTGAAGCTGTTTCACAGGCTCTATTTATATTTCTGAAAACCCCTGAAAATACAGAAAATGTTATTATCCATGCTGTTAACTCTTACGGAAACTACGGCGGTGATACAGACTCAATAGCTTTAATAGCCGGTGCCTTTGCTGGAGCATATAATGGTGAGGAAAGTATCCCTGTAAACTGGAAGACAAAACTTGTAAAATATAAAGATATTGTTAAACTTTCAGATAAACTATACAAAGTAGCACAACACTAAGAGGTGAGGAAATGGGAAAGAAAAAAGGAAGACTTCAGGAACAGTTTCTTAACGCAATCAGAAAAGAAAAGGTCAGGGTTAATATCTATCTTGTGAACGGCGTTAAATTAGAAGGAAAGATCAGATATTTTGATCCTTTCACGATCCTTTTAAAGGAAGGTCCAAGACAGGTTTTAGTTTATAAGCATGCTATAACTACAGTCATACCAAAGCATGAAATAGAGTTTGAATACGATCAGCCAGAAGATTAATAATCTGATGATTATCATATTGACAGGGGGATTTTGTCTGTCTATAATTATCAGTAATAATTATCATTAACAAAGGGAGGAAATGAAATGAAGAAATTAGGAGTTGCCTTACTTTCAGTAACAGTGATAGCAAGCGGTTCTGTTGCGTCCGATTCTGATCTGCTGAATAAAGCAAAAAACTACTTTAAACCTTTGCCTAAAGAAATTCCTGCCCCAAAAGACAATCCCACAACACCTGAGAAGGTTGAGCTTGGAAAGAAACTCTATTATGACCCAAGACTTTCTCTGAGCGGTGTGATCAGCTGTAACACATGTCACAATCTTGCCACTTTTGGTGTTGACGGGGTAGAAACAGCTTTAGGTCATGAGTTTAAAACAGGTGGGAGAAACTCACCAACTGTGCTTAATGCAGGATTCCATATTGCCCAGTTCTGGGACGGAAGGGCGAAAACTCTGGAAGATCAGGCTAAAGGACCTATACTTGCCCATGTTGAGATGGCAATGCCTAACCCTGAATTTGTAGTTTTAAAGCTGAAAACAATTCCGGGGTATGTTGAGGAGTTTAAGAAAGTTTTCGGCGGCAAAGATCCTTTAACCTATGATAACATTGCCAAAGCTATAGCAGCATTTGAAAGAACCCTTGTAACACCTTCAAGGTTTGATAAATTCCTGAATGGTGATACTAACGCATTAACGAAAAAGGAAAAGGAAGGTCTAAAACTCTTTATAGACAAAGGTTGTGCAAGCTGTCATAACGGTGTTGCTGTTGGTGGAGAAATGTTTGCTAAATTCGGGATAGTGAAACCTTATCCAACCCCAGACTTTGGTAAATACAAAGTAACAAAGAAAGAAGAAGACAGGTATGTGTTTAAAGTTCCATCTTTAAGAAATATAGAGATGACATATCCATACTTCCACGACGGTTCTGTCTGGGATCTGAAAGAAGCAGTCAGAATAATGGGAGAAACACAGCTTGGGGTGAAACTTACCCACGATGAGATTGATAAGATTGTTGCGTTCCTGAAATCTCTCACAGGTGAAGTCCCTGAATCGGCAAGAACAATGCCTGTTCTTCCAGCTTCCTCAAAAGACACTCCAAAACCAAGAATTAAAATCCACGACTAACTATAAAGCCCCCTTTTGGGGGCTTTCTCAAAATGAAATTAACAAAAAAGATAAACTCTATAAATCAGCTTAAAAATTTTGCCTTAAATCTCTCAAAATGTTTGAAAGGAAACGAGATCATACTCTTGAAAGGAAATCTGGCAGCTGGAAAGACTACATTCACAAGATTTTTGGTTTCTGCTATTGATCCTGAAGCAGAGGATCAGGTAAGTTCTCCTACTTTTTCGGTAATGAATGAGTACGAAACCTCAAGGTTTCCTGTTTATCATATAGACCTTTACAGGGTCAAGGATTTTGATTTTTCTGATGTTTTAGGTCATGGTCTTGTTTTGGTTGAATGGGCAGAAAAAGTGTCTGATTTTGGAGATTATCCGGTAATTTTTATTGATATAAGTATTGTTGATGAAAACAAAAGGATTTTTAAAATTGAAACGAGAAATGCTGATTATCTAAATGAATGTTTAAAATAAAGGGGCTTGAATGCCCCATTTATATCATTCAAGGATTTCAAGCACTGCTCTTTTGTTCTGTTTTCTTGCTACAGCAGCTAAAAGAGTTCTTATAGCTCTGGCAGTTCTTCCCTGTCTTCCTATTACCTTTCCAAGATCCTCAGGAGCTACTTTAAGCTCAATAACAGTGGTTTTTTCCCCTTCAATCTCTTTTACCTCAACTTTGTCCGGGTGATCTACCAGCGATTTTGCCA
This genomic interval carries:
- a CDS encoding VanZ family protein, with amino-acid sequence MNTKILRFLFWLYTAVILYFAFTPLGLQTPVSDKVNHFVAFFIYVILLKESYNTSYWGSFFYSTFFCIFIEVVQHFLPYRSSEYGDVLAGVLGITSGIFMYFVIKLTYLELREKE
- the rpoZ gene encoding DNA-directed RNA polymerase subunit omega: MSKRPLIEQALKKVKNRYELVHAASKLAKELYETGAESYVTEEGIPLKKTVIAIDEIAKGRAIILRKSE
- a CDS encoding HAMP domain-containing sensor histidine kinase → MQVELTFSNYKILRFAFSFALLVAFSIFAGTAGLKSNTQILAAIILFIYTAISFITIFISRITIFDTILDVSFISAFIFTDFDKLKYFSILYLFPLFFSGFKFSNLYGYVVTFTAIAEYFSLFIFYKEYDQTGFLNFLLNTVAFIFITAAGIKLKQQIEKQQRYIKKLEEEKRVSEVYKRLYRISAELAHEIRNPLASIKAAAELIAEGNPNPKLLKMIKEESERLNKLLSDFLLLSRPKESEKVVVNVKDILSRVKELYGKGKNIILNVSDNPTLVISEKSFESAVSNIVKNAVEWSREKVVISVYTMNDKLFIEVEDDGEGINEEDKEKIFEPFFTKSSSGTGLGLAIAKRVVIENGGNIFVEDSQLGGAKFVLTFPLRRKDESVNSR
- a CDS encoding sigma-54 dependent transcriptional regulator, with the protein product MRALIVDDESNIQEILSILLEDFGFQVDRASNKNEAEKLISQNYYDLALLDLRLPDGSGIEILKKLKEKNPKTEAVIITAFASSDTAVEAIKLGAYDYISKPFELNELRLLIRNVKNKLELEKKLAEQKDSKFEGLIGKSPAIQLVKETIEKVASYDINVLIIGESGTGKDLVARTIHKLSHRADKPFVAINCASLPAELLESELFGYKKGAFTGATSDKKGLIEEANKGTLFLDEIGEMPMQLQAKLLRFIETKKIRPLGSVKEVDVDVRIISATNKNLEEEIEKGNFREDLYYRLSTITIRMPSLKERREDIPLIVESILKELKEKYGKDIQGISPEFLDYLMQYDYKGNIRELKNILEKAVILSEGKELTLPRYESKSINSVYIDDPEEYFTVKTFPEEGVDLKKILSNIEKSLIEKAMEKAKGNKTKASQILGLTFREFRYRFDKYKNSNRTDY
- the lysS gene encoding lysine--tRNA ligase; amino-acid sequence: MPEEIIESRKELVDQMKERGENPYPHKFEVTATFDEIRKKYEKPVPDKEFKIKGRIKRVSKRDDKYYIRLADLNQPVEIQVLVPLSAGKFAPNQEIAFVGKLERIEGKLTLIASSISEDGEDVFSVKKEFDFDPNREFVSVAGRLIALRDQGKAAFGHIQDADGKLQVYFRKDTLGEEEYKKAMDILDVGDIIGVKGELFRTMTGELTVEVKKFRLLSKSLRALPEKWHGLKDVELRYRHRYIDLIANPKAREIFKIRSKAIKSLREFLESKGFIEVETPILQTVASGAMAKPFITHHNALDLDMYLRIAPELYLKMLVVGGFNRVYEIGRNFRNEGIDTTHNPEFTMVEFYAAYMDYYDLMNLTEELFRKILLDTVGKLKISWEGQELDFSKPFRRIAFFDALEEKTGKGKDFFLDEQKARDFAKKVGIPKAEKLTHLKLLDKLFEHFIEEDLIQPTFVIDFPKILSPLAKTHRNDPDLVERFELIVNKQELANAYTELNDPEDQRERFLQQLKEKAAGDEEAMDIDENFLMALEYGLPPTGGEGIGIDRVVMMLTDSSSIREVILFPTLRPEQD
- a CDS encoding ADP-ribosylglycohydrolase family protein; translated protein: MKVLKNRFRGALVGAAVGDSMGMCVEEIPFDEVILHYGDKITDICEPHPASPASFLRPGETSSEFEIIKIVAQSLAERKRLDIRDIIERYIEWYEVEQLHSYVDPSFLVAVEALKEGRDIGRGGTSVEGTLPAIPIGMYHYTNPVLAVEGSKAVVMLTHRNETALDASSILAVAVGELLQGRFYLEDEYGYFIELLKTFVKKDETKFYLDRVKSLLDKDASYEEAIDEIGNGSYALEAVSQALFIFLKTPENTENVIIHAVNSYGNYGGDTDSIALIAGAFAGAYNGEESIPVNWKTKLVKYKDIVKLSDKLYKVAQH
- the hfq gene encoding RNA chaperone Hfq; translation: MGKKKGRLQEQFLNAIRKEKVRVNIYLVNGVKLEGKIRYFDPFTILLKEGPRQVLVYKHAITTVIPKHEIEFEYDQPED
- a CDS encoding cytochrome-c peroxidase, which produces MKKLGVALLSVTVIASGSVASDSDLLNKAKNYFKPLPKEIPAPKDNPTTPEKVELGKKLYYDPRLSLSGVISCNTCHNLATFGVDGVETALGHEFKTGGRNSPTVLNAGFHIAQFWDGRAKTLEDQAKGPILAHVEMAMPNPEFVVLKLKTIPGYVEEFKKVFGGKDPLTYDNIAKAIAAFERTLVTPSRFDKFLNGDTNALTKKEKEGLKLFIDKGCASCHNGVAVGGEMFAKFGIVKPYPTPDFGKYKVTKKEEDRYVFKVPSLRNIEMTYPYFHDGSVWDLKEAVRIMGETQLGVKLTHDEIDKIVAFLKSLTGEVPESARTMPVLPASSKDTPKPRIKIHD
- the tsaE gene encoding tRNA (adenosine(37)-N6)-threonylcarbamoyltransferase complex ATPase subunit type 1 TsaE encodes the protein MKLTKKINSINQLKNFALNLSKCLKGNEIILLKGNLAAGKTTFTRFLVSAIDPEAEDQVSSPTFSVMNEYETSRFPVYHIDLYRVKDFDFSDVLGHGLVLVEWAEKVSDFGDYPVIFIDISIVDENKRIFKIETRNADYLNECLK
- a CDS encoding KH domain-containing protein; translated protein: MSKLQELVEFVAKSLVDHPDKVEVKEIEGEKTTVIELKVAPEDLGKVIGRQGRTARAIRTLLAAVARKQNKRAVLEILE